A region of Ignatzschineria larvae DSM 13226 DNA encodes the following proteins:
- the dksA gene encoding RNA polymerase-binding protein DksA, whose amino-acid sequence MKNQEFKDFKPYEFVEGEEYMNDAMKEHFRLILEGWRAALVQEGEKTVNNMQDEAFNLPDPNDRATQEEGFSLELRTRDRERKLLAKIEKTLRRLGLDDYGYCDTCGIEIGVRRLEARPTAELCIDCKEIEEQKEKARIN is encoded by the coding sequence ATGAAAAATCAAGAGTTTAAAGATTTTAAGCCCTATGAGTTTGTAGAGGGTGAAGAGTATATGAACGATGCGATGAAAGAGCATTTCCGCCTTATTTTAGAAGGTTGGCGTGCAGCATTAGTTCAAGAAGGAGAGAAGACTGTCAATAATATGCAAGATGAAGCATTCAATCTCCCTGATCCCAATGATCGTGCAACGCAAGAAGAAGGTTTTTCATTAGAGTTGAGAACACGTGATCGGGAGCGTAAATTACTCGCGAAGATCGAAAAAACACTCCGCCGATTAGGCCTTGATGATTATGGCTATTGCGATACTTGTGGTATTGAGATTGGCGTTCGCCGCTTAGAAGCACGTCCTACCGCTGAGCTCTGCATTGATTGTAAAGAGATTGAAGAGCAGAAAGAGAAAGCGCGGATTAATTAA
- the dapB gene encoding 4-hydroxy-tetrahydrodipicolinate reductase: MGQVTIGIIGISGRMGQAVSAEVEKAGYKVGPSYSHELADQVSLEEVFAGNDVVIDFSHASLTATLLEAALTNPKPLVICTTGWDQAALADKLGQLTRQVPVIVASNTSIGAAMQRYLVQVVAKALGDEFDINLHERHHRFKVDSPSGTAKTLIADIERAKQARGEEITPYVVSDGAREPHQLGVSVARCGSIVGEHEVTFTSLEEEITIKHTAFDRTLFAKGAVKCAKWVLTQGAGQYTIFDVLSLKADIA; this comes from the coding sequence ATGGGGCAAGTAACGATCGGCATTATCGGTATTAGTGGCCGAATGGGGCAGGCGGTAAGTGCGGAAGTAGAGAAAGCGGGCTATAAAGTCGGGCCCTCTTATAGCCATGAATTGGCGGATCAAGTATCGCTTGAGGAGGTCTTTGCCGGTAATGATGTGGTGATTGATTTCTCTCATGCATCATTAACTGCCACCTTGTTAGAGGCAGCACTTACGAATCCTAAGCCATTAGTAATATGCACAACCGGTTGGGATCAAGCGGCGCTTGCTGATAAGCTTGGGCAATTAACCCGCCAAGTGCCGGTGATTGTGGCAAGCAATACCAGTATTGGGGCTGCGATGCAGCGTTATTTGGTGCAGGTGGTAGCGAAGGCCTTAGGGGATGAGTTTGATATTAATCTCCATGAGCGGCATCATCGTTTTAAAGTCGATAGCCCATCAGGCACCGCGAAAACCTTAATTGCCGATATTGAGCGGGCAAAGCAGGCAAGAGGAGAAGAGATTACGCCGTATGTAGTAAGCGATGGTGCAAGAGAGCCGCATCAACTCGGCGTATCGGTGGCGCGCTGTGGCTCGATTGTCGGCGAGCATGAGGTCACCTTTACCAGTTTAGAAGAGGAGATTACGATCAAGCATACGGCATTTGATCGCACGCTTTTCGCAAAAGGGGCGGTGAAATGCGCGAAGTGGGTATTAACGCAGGGAGCAGGGCAATATACGATTTTTGATGTATTATCCCTTAAAGCAGATATTGCGTAG